In the Oncorhynchus gorbuscha isolate QuinsamMale2020 ecotype Even-year linkage group LG05, OgorEven_v1.0, whole genome shotgun sequence genome, one interval contains:
- the LOC124036226 gene encoding coiled-coil domain-containing protein 157-like, producing MRSRGSMSLENSNSKLKAEIILQQKRLHKLECERDKLHQEVKVLQVEEEARNKQEEKTQTLEAQLSSTQLLLDKENSKYQNACHQQESLQAKQMSLLERVDALDQECEKLQGQLGETEDTQTGLQDRLTHISEKKDQLKTQLTQ from the exons ATGAGGAGCCGAG GCTCCATGTCCCTGGAGAATAGCAACTCCAAACTGAAGGCAGAGATTATTTTGCAACAAAAAAGGTTACACAAACTCG agtgtgagagagataaGCTACATCAGGAAGTGAAGGTCTTGCAGGTAGAGGAAGAGGCACGGAATAAACAAGAGGAGAAGACACAAACACTGGAGGCTCAACTGTCCAGTACTCAGCTCTTACTTGACAAAGAGAACTCCAAGTACCAGAATGCATGTCACCAACAGGAG TCACTGCAGGCCAAGCAGATGTCTCTATTAGAGAGAGTGGATGCTCTGGACCAGGAGTGTGAGAAGCTTCAAGGACAGTTGGGGGAGACTGAGGACACACAGACAGGCCTACAGGATAGACTGACACACATCTCAGAGAAGAAGGACCAACTTAAAACCCAGCTCACCCAATAA